From the genome of Mycobacterium dioxanotrophicus, one region includes:
- the manA gene encoding mannose-6-phosphate isomerase, class I translates to MHLLRGAVRTYAWGSRTAIADFTGRPSPTTHPEAELWFGAHPGDPAWLQTEDGEESLLQAVADDPEGQLGASTIGRFGDTLPFLVKVLAAGEPLSLQAHPSAQQAREGYDREDRLEIPVSAPTRNYRDRSHKPELLVALEQFDALAGFRPVVQTVELMRALAVSDLDPYINLLSDQSDADGLRALFTTWITAPQPDLDVLVPAVLDGAINYIRSGQKTFAAEAKTVLELGERYPGDAGVLAALLLNRISLQSGDGMYIAAGSLHAYLHGIGVEVMANSDNVLRGGLTPKHVDVPELLRVLNFTPTPQDQLRPKIIRDGRERIYKTPASEFAVSVLEVDGDQLGHEIDAPCRHDGPQVLLCTEGAAVVHAKSGTLTLERGSAAWVPADDGPIRLTAQRPTHLFRVTVGL, encoded by the coding sequence GTGCATCTGCTACGGGGAGCGGTGCGGACCTATGCCTGGGGTTCGCGGACCGCCATTGCCGATTTCACCGGAAGACCCAGCCCGACAACTCATCCGGAGGCCGAACTGTGGTTCGGCGCGCATCCCGGTGACCCCGCGTGGCTGCAGACCGAAGACGGCGAGGAGTCGCTGCTGCAAGCCGTAGCCGACGATCCCGAGGGTCAACTCGGCGCCTCGACCATCGGACGCTTCGGCGACACCCTGCCGTTCCTGGTCAAGGTGTTGGCCGCCGGGGAACCGCTGTCCCTGCAGGCACATCCGAGCGCGCAGCAGGCCCGTGAGGGCTACGACCGCGAGGACCGCCTCGAGATCCCTGTCTCGGCACCGACCCGCAATTACCGCGACCGCAGCCACAAACCCGAACTGCTCGTCGCGCTCGAACAGTTCGACGCGCTGGCAGGCTTTCGCCCGGTGGTGCAGACGGTCGAATTGATGCGGGCATTGGCGGTCTCCGACCTCGACCCCTACATCAACCTGTTGTCCGACCAGTCCGATGCCGACGGACTGCGGGCCTTGTTCACCACCTGGATCACCGCCCCGCAGCCCGACCTCGACGTGCTGGTGCCCGCGGTGTTGGACGGCGCGATCAACTACATCCGTTCGGGGCAAAAGACTTTCGCCGCCGAGGCCAAGACGGTGCTGGAGCTCGGTGAGCGCTACCCGGGCGATGCGGGCGTGTTGGCGGCGTTGCTGCTCAACCGGATCAGTTTGCAATCGGGTGACGGCATGTATATCGCCGCCGGCAGTTTGCACGCCTATCTGCACGGCATCGGGGTCGAGGTGATGGCCAACTCCGACAACGTATTGCGCGGTGGCCTGACCCCCAAACACGTCGACGTTCCCGAACTGCTGCGGGTGTTGAATTTCACGCCGACCCCGCAGGATCAGTTGCGCCCCAAGATCATCAGGGACGGACGCGAACGGATCTACAAGACGCCGGCATCGGAGTTCGCCGTCTCGGTGCTGGAAGTCGACGGGGATCAGCTCGGCCACGAGATCGACGCGCCGTGCCGTCACGATGGTCCGCAGGTGCTGCTCTGCACCGAGGGGGCCGCGGTGGTGCACGCCAAGAGCGGCACGCTGACGCTGGAACGCGGGTCGGCGGCGTGGGTGCCTGCCGACGACGGGCCGATCCGGCTGACCGCCCAGCGGCCGACCCACCTGTTCCGGGTCACGGTCGGGCTGTAG
- a CDS encoding TobH protein, producing the protein MNAVDSTVDLDDGDGLLAADRNGLLRAAAMAGAQVRATAAALAEGVLEPLRSDLPPRTVVWVAGRGVAQSAGTMLAAALGGTVAAPIVIASEAPPWIGALDVVIVAGDDPGDPTLVNSAATAVYRGARVLVVAPQEGPLRDVTAGRAVALPPRLWVPDDFGLTRYLAAGLAALHVVDPGTRVDLSALADELDAEALRNSTARELFTNPAKTLAERMSGADVVLAGDTAATLALARHGADVILRLAGEVMAAAGLGDVLAAVANRASDRSGAERSLFHDEQIDGPLPSRLRTFVLTTDTERPAVSARIAGFDDITAIGAEDVPDAGPAIPVGRAEQQLAILAVRLEMTAVYLKLVRG; encoded by the coding sequence GTGAACGCCGTCGACTCGACGGTGGACCTCGACGACGGCGACGGTCTGCTCGCCGCTGACCGCAACGGTCTGCTGCGGGCCGCGGCGATGGCCGGCGCGCAGGTTCGTGCGACGGCCGCGGCACTGGCCGAAGGCGTGCTGGAACCGCTGAGGTCGGACCTGCCGCCGCGCACGGTGGTCTGGGTGGCCGGTCGCGGGGTGGCGCAGAGCGCGGGCACGATGCTGGCCGCCGCGCTCGGCGGAACCGTGGCCGCCCCCATCGTCATCGCGTCCGAGGCACCGCCGTGGATCGGCGCTCTGGACGTGGTGATCGTGGCCGGCGACGATCCGGGGGACCCGACGCTGGTGAATTCCGCGGCCACCGCGGTGTACCGCGGTGCGCGGGTTTTGGTGGTGGCCCCGCAGGAAGGACCGCTGCGCGACGTGACGGCGGGCCGCGCCGTGGCACTGCCGCCGCGCCTGTGGGTGCCCGACGACTTCGGGCTCACCCGCTATCTGGCCGCCGGGCTGGCGGCGCTGCATGTGGTGGATCCCGGTACCCGGGTGGACCTCTCGGCGTTGGCCGACGAACTGGACGCCGAGGCGTTGCGCAACAGCACGGCGCGCGAACTGTTCACCAACCCCGCCAAGACGCTGGCCGAGCGGATGTCGGGTGCCGACGTGGTGCTGGCGGGGGACACTGCGGCGACGCTCGCGCTGGCCCGGCACGGTGCGGATGTCATCTTGCGACTGGCCGGGGAGGTGATGGCCGCCGCGGGTCTCGGTGATGTGCTCGCCGCCGTCGCCAACCGGGCGTCCGACCGCAGCGGCGCCGAGCGGTCGCTGTTCCACGACGAACAGATCGACGGGCCGTTGCCCAGCCGACTGCGGACATTTGTTCTCACCACGGACACCGAACGGCCCGCGGTGTCCGCGCGCATCGCCGGGTTCGACGACATCACCGCGATCGGTGCCGAAGACGTGCCCGACGCGGGGCCGGCCATCCCGGTCGGGCGGGCGGAACAACAATTGGCGATCCTCGCCGTGCGGTTGGAGATGACGGCCGTCTACCTGAAACTGGTTCGAGGTTAA
- a CDS encoding phosphomannomutase/phosphoglucomutase: protein MSRPAAAVQRVIKAYDVRGLVGSELDEHLVAEVGGAFARLVRGEGASQVVIGHDMRSSSPALVAAFAEGVRGQGLDVVRIGLASTDQLYFASGLLDCPGAMFTASHNPAAYNGIKLCRAGAKPVGKDTGLGTISDEVIAGVPAFDGAAGTITDRDVLVEYGEFLRSLVDLSGLRPLRIAVDAGNGMAGHTTPAVLGPITGATVLPLYFELDGTFPNHEANPLDPANLVDLQAHVLATGADIGLAFDGDADRCFVVDELGRPVSPSAVTALVAGRELGREIGATIIHNLITSRAVPELVVERGGTPVRSRVGHSYIKALMADTGAIFGGEHSAHYYFRDFWGADSGMLAAMHVLAALGEQDRPLSELMADYQRYESSGEINFTVSDAAKCVDAVLETYGAGIQSIDHLDGVTVDLGEGSWFNLRTSNTEPLLRLNVEARTTEDVDAIVKTVADRISTVSEAAR, encoded by the coding sequence ATGTCTCGGCCAGCTGCTGCTGTTCAGCGTGTCATCAAGGCGTATGACGTACGTGGTTTGGTCGGCTCGGAGCTCGACGAGCACCTCGTCGCCGAGGTGGGCGGGGCCTTCGCCCGTCTCGTTCGCGGTGAGGGCGCGTCCCAGGTCGTCATCGGACACGACATGCGGTCGAGCTCGCCTGCACTGGTCGCGGCGTTTGCCGAGGGTGTGCGCGGGCAGGGGCTTGACGTCGTCCGGATCGGGCTGGCCTCCACCGATCAGCTCTACTTCGCCTCCGGTCTGCTGGACTGCCCGGGAGCGATGTTCACCGCCAGCCACAATCCGGCCGCCTACAACGGCATCAAACTGTGCCGGGCCGGGGCCAAGCCCGTCGGCAAGGACACCGGGCTCGGAACCATCTCCGACGAGGTGATCGCCGGGGTGCCCGCATTTGATGGCGCGGCAGGCACCATCACCGATCGTGACGTGCTCGTCGAGTACGGCGAGTTCCTGCGCTCGCTGGTGGATCTGAGCGGGCTGCGGCCGCTGCGCATCGCGGTCGACGCGGGCAACGGCATGGCCGGGCACACCACCCCTGCGGTGCTCGGCCCGATCACCGGAGCCACCGTGCTGCCGCTCTACTTCGAGCTGGACGGCACCTTCCCGAACCATGAGGCCAACCCGCTGGACCCGGCGAACCTGGTGGACCTGCAGGCCCATGTGCTGGCGACGGGGGCCGACATCGGCCTGGCCTTCGACGGCGACGCCGACCGGTGTTTCGTCGTCGACGAACTCGGCCGTCCGGTCTCGCCGTCGGCCGTGACCGCACTGGTCGCGGGACGCGAACTCGGCCGCGAGATCGGCGCGACCATCATCCACAACCTGATCACCTCGCGGGCGGTGCCGGAACTGGTCGTCGAACGCGGCGGCACACCTGTGCGCTCGCGGGTCGGGCATTCCTACATCAAGGCCCTGATGGCCGACACGGGCGCGATCTTCGGCGGCGAGCATTCGGCCCACTACTACTTCCGTGACTTCTGGGGTGCCGACTCCGGCATGCTCGCCGCGATGCACGTGTTGGCCGCGCTCGGTGAGCAGGACCGCCCGCTTTCCGAGCTGATGGCCGACTACCAGCGTTACGAGTCCTCCGGTGAGATCAACTTCACCGTCAGTGATGCCGCCAAATGCGTCGACGCGGTGCTGGAGACCTACGGTGCCGGCATCCAGAGCATCGACCACCTCGACGGCGTCACCGTGGACCTCGGGGAGGGCAGCTGGTTCAACCTGCGTACGTCGAACACCGAGCCGCTGCTGCGACTCAACGTGGAGGCCCGCACCACCGAGGACGTCGACGCGATCGTGAAGACCGTGGCCGACCGGATCAGCACGGTGAGTGAGGCGGCGAGGTGA
- a CDS encoding DUF3499 domain-containing protein gives MNVPRRCCRPGCPHYAVATLTFVYSDSTAVVGPLATVSEPHSWDLCVGHASRITAPRGWELVRHAGPLPTHPDEDDLVALADAVREGHDGAAMRGGVTAGFSDPTPGVTGGAVMAPAVRRPEQNGRRRGHLRVLPDLDD, from the coding sequence GTGAATGTTCCCCGTCGCTGCTGCCGGCCCGGGTGCCCGCATTATGCCGTGGCGACGCTGACCTTCGTCTACTCCGACTCGACAGCCGTCGTCGGACCGCTCGCCACGGTCTCCGAACCGCATTCGTGGGACCTGTGCGTAGGGCATGCCAGCCGGATCACCGCACCGCGCGGCTGGGAGTTGGTACGCCACGCCGGGCCGCTGCCGACGCATCCCGATGAAGACGATCTGGTGGCGCTCGCCGACGCGGTACGCGAGGGCCACGACGGCGCCGCGATGCGCGGTGGGGTGACGGCCGGTTTTTCCGATCCCACCCCCGGGGTAACCGGCGGTGCGGTGATGGCACCGGCCGTGCGTCGGCCCGAACAGAACGGCAGACGCCGGGGTCATCTACGGGTGTTGCCTGACCTCGACGATTAG
- a CDS encoding metallopeptidase family protein: MAQRNLWRSRRGRDVRGPLLPRSVPGWRSRAERFDMAVLEAYEPIERRWASRVSVLDVAVDEIPRMSPRDPETVQWPPEVIADGPIALARLIPAGVDVRGNTTRARIVLFRKPIERRAKSADDLAELLHEILVAQVATYLGVEPSVIDPTIDDD; encoded by the coding sequence GTGGCTCAGCGGAACCTTTGGCGATCGCGTCGCGGTCGCGATGTCCGCGGGCCGCTGCTTCCCCGATCCGTTCCCGGCTGGCGCAGCCGCGCCGAACGGTTCGACATGGCAGTGCTGGAGGCCTATGAGCCGATCGAGCGGCGGTGGGCTTCTCGGGTCAGTGTGCTCGACGTCGCTGTCGACGAGATACCCCGGATGTCACCGCGGGATCCCGAGACGGTGCAGTGGCCACCGGAAGTCATCGCGGATGGTCCGATCGCGTTGGCCCGGTTGATACCGGCGGGGGTAGATGTCCGGGGAAATACCACCCGGGCCCGAATTGTGTTGTTTCGCAAGCCGATCGAGCGTCGGGCGAAGAGTGCCGACGACCTCGCGGAGCTGTTGCATGAAATCCTGGTGGCTCAGGTGGCCACCTATCTGGGGGTAGAACCGTCGGTCATCGATCCGACGATCGATGACGACTGA
- a CDS encoding WhiB family transcriptional regulator — protein sequence MSYESGDFDRVVRFDNRLLGSVDNAPHINTGPTPMGATGRPQLSLVPDQIDVDPATEDDQWQERALCAQTDPEAFFPEKGGSTREAKRICQGCEVKDACLDYALAHDERFGIWGGLSERERRRLKRGII from the coding sequence ATGTCTTATGAGAGCGGCGATTTCGATCGTGTTGTCCGGTTTGACAACCGGCTGCTCGGCTCGGTAGACAACGCACCGCACATCAACACCGGGCCGACACCGATGGGGGCGACCGGACGTCCTCAACTGAGTTTGGTTCCCGATCAAATTGATGTTGATCCGGCAACTGAAGATGACCAATGGCAGGAACGCGCATTGTGCGCGCAGACCGATCCTGAGGCATTCTTCCCGGAAAAGGGCGGGTCTACCCGTGAGGCCAAACGCATCTGCCAGGGCTGCGAAGTCAAGGATGCGTGCCTCGATTATGCGCTGGCGCATGACGAACGCTTCGGGATCTGGGGCGGGCTGTCGGAGCGTGAGCGTCGTCGGCTCAAGCGCGGCATTATCTGA
- the cofD gene encoding 2-phospho-L-lactate transferase produces MKITVLVGGVGGARFLLGVQKLLRLGAFADGSGNQTQEHELTAIVNVGDDAWMYGVRICPDLDTCMYTLGGGIDPERGWGHRNETWHAKEELAAYGVQPDWFGLGDRDLATHLVRSQMLRAGYPLSQVTEALCKRWAPGARLLPASDDRCETHVVITDPGPGEHEGERRAIHFQEWWVRYRAQVPSHSFAYVGAEQATAAPGVAEAIAEADAVLLAPSNPVVSIGSILQIGGIRGALRSTAAPVIGYSPIVAGKPLRGMADECLSIIGVESTSEAVGRHFGARSATGLLDGWLVDTGDHADIEGVAVRAVPLLMTDPATTAEMVRAGLDLAGVRL; encoded by the coding sequence GTGAAGATCACCGTTTTGGTCGGCGGCGTCGGCGGCGCTCGGTTTTTGCTGGGCGTCCAGAAACTGTTGCGACTCGGCGCCTTTGCCGACGGCTCTGGCAACCAGACACAGGAGCATGAACTCACCGCGATCGTCAATGTGGGCGACGACGCGTGGATGTATGGCGTGCGGATCTGCCCCGACCTCGACACGTGTATGTACACGCTCGGAGGCGGCATCGACCCCGAGCGCGGCTGGGGGCATCGTAACGAAACCTGGCACGCCAAGGAGGAACTCGCCGCTTATGGCGTGCAGCCCGACTGGTTCGGCCTGGGCGACCGCGACCTCGCCACCCACTTGGTCCGCAGCCAGATGCTGCGGGCCGGCTACCCGTTGTCGCAGGTCACAGAGGCGTTGTGCAAGCGTTGGGCACCCGGTGCTCGACTGCTGCCCGCCAGCGACGACCGCTGCGAGACGCATGTGGTGATCACCGACCCGGGCCCCGGCGAACACGAGGGCGAGCGGCGCGCGATCCACTTCCAGGAGTGGTGGGTGCGCTACCGCGCTCAGGTGCCCTCACACAGCTTCGCGTACGTCGGCGCCGAACAAGCTACCGCCGCACCGGGTGTCGCCGAGGCCATCGCCGAGGCCGACGCGGTGTTGCTGGCACCGTCGAACCCCGTCGTGAGCATCGGATCGATCCTGCAGATCGGCGGCATCCGCGGCGCACTTCGCTCCACCGCGGCGCCGGTCATCGGCTACTCTCCCATCGTGGCGGGAAAACCGTTGCGTGGCATGGCAGATGAGTGCCTGTCGATCATCGGGGTGGAGTCCACCTCCGAAGCCGTCGGTCGCCATTTCGGGGCCCGATCGGCCACCGGCCTGCTGGACGGCTGGTTGGTGGACACCGGTGACCACGCCGACATCGAGGGCGTCGCTGTGCGCGCAGTGCCGCTGTTGATGACCGATCCTGCGACCACCGCCGAAATGGTGCGTGCCGGCCTCGATCTCGCGGGGGTTCGGCTGTGA
- a CDS encoding coenzyme F420-0:L-glutamate ligase — MRTEHGSADRVEILPVPGLPEFRPGDDLVGALATAAPWLRDGDVLVVTSKVVSKCEGRIVDAPADPDERDTLRRKLIDSEAVRVLARKGRTLITENAIGLVQAAAGVDGSNVGSTELALLPVDPDGSAAALRDGLRDRLGVTVAVVITDTMGRAWRNGQTDFAIGASGLTVLHGYAGAMDRHGNELVVTEVAVADEIAAAADLVKGKLTAIPVAVVRGLGLPDDGSTARTLLRSGEDDLFWLGTAESIDLGRKQAQLLRRSVRRFSTEPVPAELIEAAVGEALTAPAPHHTRPVRFVWVRDRDTRARLLDRMKDQWRADLTGDGRSAESVERRVARGDILYAAPELVIPFMVPDGAHSYPDAARTAAEHTMFTVAVGAAVQALLVALAVRDVGSCWIGSTIFAADLVRTELDLPSDWEPLGAIAIGYPEEPQPPRDPVATTDLLILR; from the coding sequence GTGAGGACCGAGCACGGTTCTGCCGACCGGGTGGAGATCCTGCCGGTGCCGGGCCTGCCCGAGTTCCGGCCCGGGGACGACCTGGTGGGTGCACTCGCCACCGCGGCACCCTGGTTGCGGGACGGCGACGTGCTGGTGGTCACCAGCAAGGTCGTGTCCAAGTGCGAGGGCCGCATCGTCGACGCGCCTGCCGATCCCGATGAGCGGGATACCCTGCGGCGCAAGTTGATCGACAGCGAGGCGGTGCGGGTGCTGGCCCGCAAGGGCCGGACCTTGATCACCGAGAACGCCATCGGGCTGGTCCAGGCCGCCGCCGGGGTCGACGGTTCCAACGTCGGGTCCACCGAGCTGGCCCTGCTGCCCGTCGACCCGGACGGTAGCGCCGCGGCACTGCGCGACGGCCTACGTGACCGACTCGGCGTCACCGTGGCAGTGGTGATCACCGACACCATGGGCCGCGCCTGGCGCAACGGCCAGACCGATTTCGCCATCGGCGCATCGGGATTGACGGTGCTGCACGGTTACGCCGGGGCGATGGACCGGCACGGCAACGAACTCGTCGTCACCGAGGTGGCGGTGGCCGACGAAATCGCGGCCGCCGCCGATCTGGTGAAGGGCAAGCTGACCGCGATCCCGGTGGCCGTGGTTCGTGGGCTGGGACTGCCCGATGACGGATCCACCGCGCGCACCCTGCTGCGCTCCGGCGAGGACGATCTGTTCTGGCTGGGCACTGCCGAGTCGATCGACTTGGGACGCAAGCAGGCTCAACTGCTGCGCCGATCGGTGCGCCGGTTCTCGACCGAACCCGTGCCCGCCGAACTCATCGAAGCCGCAGTCGGCGAGGCGCTGACCGCGCCGGCCCCACACCACACCCGCCCGGTCCGGTTCGTCTGGGTCCGCGACCGGGACACGCGCGCGCGGCTGCTCGATCGGATGAAAGACCAGTGGCGTGCTGACCTCACCGGCGACGGCAGGTCCGCCGAATCCGTCGAACGCCGCGTCGCCCGCGGCGACATCCTCTACGCCGCACCGGAACTGGTGATCCCCTTCATGGTGCCCGACGGTGCGCACAGCTACCCCGACGCCGCTCGCACCGCGGCAGAGCACACCATGTTCACCGTGGCCGTAGGCGCCGCCGTACAGGCTCTGCTGGTCGCGCTGGCCGTGCGCGACGTGGGTAGCTGCTGGATCGGTTCGACGATCTTCGCCGCCGATCTGGTGCGTACCGAGCTGGACCTGCCGTCCGACTGGGAGCCGTTGGGCGCCATCGCGATCGGCTATCCCGAGGAGCCGCAGCCGCCCCGTGACCCGGTGGCGACCACCGACCTGCTGATATTGCGATGA
- a CDS encoding NUDIX hydrolase, whose amino-acid sequence MSLHTSVVGILTAWQTTDPAQDTLRHAVLAFLAARPDACQRACVPGHITASALVLDHTGTHTLLTLHPRFGRWLQLGGHCEDTDPDIRSAALREATEESGIAGLTIDPELAALHVHPVTCSLGVPTRHLDLQFVVRAPADAEIIRSDESLDLQWWPLDGLPAGTDFGLRQLAETTVSVAVSADSRQEA is encoded by the coding sequence TTGAGTCTGCATACTTCCGTCGTCGGGATTCTCACAGCTTGGCAGACAACCGATCCCGCGCAGGACACGTTGCGGCACGCGGTGCTGGCGTTTCTGGCGGCCCGGCCCGACGCCTGCCAACGGGCTTGTGTCCCAGGCCATATCACCGCGTCGGCCCTGGTGCTCGACCACACCGGCACCCACACCCTGCTCACCCTGCATCCGCGCTTCGGCCGGTGGCTGCAACTCGGCGGGCACTGCGAGGACACCGATCCCGACATCCGCTCGGCCGCACTGCGCGAGGCCACCGAGGAATCGGGTATCGCCGGGCTCACCATCGACCCGGAACTTGCTGCGCTGCATGTCCATCCGGTGACCTGCTCGCTGGGAGTCCCGACACGGCACCTCGATCTGCAATTCGTGGTGCGGGCCCCGGCCGACGCCGAGATCATCCGCAGCGACGAGTCGCTGGATCTGCAGTGGTGGCCGCTGGACGGGTTACCGGCAGGCACCGACTTCGGCTTGCGCCAACTCGCCGAAACTACGGTTTCTGTTGCGGTTTCCGCCGATTCGCGCCAAGAAGCGTAG
- the manB gene encoding mannose-1-phosphate guanylyltransferase: MTNPAEVDAVILVGGQGTRLRPLTLSAPKPMLPTAGLPFLTHLLSRIAAAGVTHVVMGTSYKAEVFESEFGDGSKLGLQIDYVTETDALGTGGAIANVAGHLRHDTALVFNGDVLSGADLGALLDSHDNHQADVTLHLVRVGDPRAFGCVPTDPDGVVTAFLEKTQDPPTDQINAGCYVFKRDVIDRIPKGRALSVEREVFPGLLADGHRVCGYVDASYWRDMGTPEDFVRGSADLVRGIAPSPALHGQRGESLVHDGAGVAPGALLIGGTVVGRGAEIGAGARLDGAVIFDGVRVEAGAVIERSIIGFGARIGPRALIRDGVIGDGADIGARCELLRGARVWPGVSIPDGGLRFSTDV, from the coding sequence GTGACCAATCCTGCGGAGGTCGATGCCGTCATCCTGGTCGGCGGGCAAGGCACCCGGCTGCGTCCGTTGACGCTCTCGGCGCCCAAACCCATGCTGCCGACCGCGGGGTTGCCGTTTCTGACGCACCTGCTGTCGCGCATCGCCGCGGCGGGCGTCACCCACGTCGTGATGGGGACCTCATACAAGGCCGAGGTGTTCGAGTCCGAGTTCGGCGACGGATCCAAGCTGGGCCTGCAGATCGACTACGTCACCGAAACCGACGCGCTGGGCACCGGAGGTGCCATCGCCAACGTCGCCGGGCATCTGCGCCACGACACCGCGCTGGTGTTCAACGGCGACGTGCTGTCGGGAGCCGACCTCGGTGCGCTGCTGGATTCGCACGACAATCATCAGGCCGACGTGACGTTGCATCTGGTCCGCGTCGGGGATCCGCGTGCCTTCGGTTGTGTGCCGACCGACCCCGACGGCGTCGTGACCGCGTTCCTGGAGAAGACGCAGGATCCGCCGACCGATCAGATCAACGCCGGCTGCTACGTGTTCAAGCGCGACGTGATCGACCGCATCCCCAAGGGCCGGGCCCTGTCGGTGGAGCGGGAGGTGTTCCCCGGTCTGCTTGCCGACGGGCACCGCGTGTGCGGATACGTCGACGCCTCCTACTGGCGGGACATGGGTACGCCCGAGGACTTCGTCCGCGGCTCGGCGGACCTGGTTCGGGGCATCGCCCCGTCGCCGGCGCTGCACGGCCAGCGCGGCGAGTCACTCGTGCACGACGGTGCCGGGGTGGCGCCGGGCGCGCTGCTGATCGGCGGCACGGTGGTGGGCCGCGGGGCCGAGATCGGTGCCGGCGCGCGCCTCGACGGCGCAGTGATCTTCGACGGCGTGCGGGTCGAGGCCGGTGCGGTGATCGAACGCTCGATCATCGGCTTCGGCGCCCGCATCGGGCCGCGGGCCCTGATCCGCGACGGCGTCATCGGCGACGGGGCCGACATCGGTGCCCGTTGCGAACTGCTGCGCGGGGCCCGGGTCTGGCCCGGGGTGTCGATTCCCGACGGCGGCCTGCGCTTCTCCACCGACGTCTGA
- a CDS encoding glycosyltransferase family 2 protein, translating into MTQEALRPLVVVTVTYSPGPHLERFLASLSLATDRPVTVVMADNGSVDGAPEEAEQRYPNVRLLRIGANLGYGSAVNRGVAAYHNDDFDPEFFVVANPDVQWGPGSIDVLLEAAARWPKAGALGPLIRDPDGSVYPSARQQPSLVRGGMHAVVGPFWKSNPWTATYRQDHEQPSERPVGWLSGSCLLLRHAAFDQINGFDERYFMYMEDVDLGDRLGRTGWQNIYVPAAEVLHYKGHSTGRDPARNLAAHHRSTYTFLADRYPASWQAPLRWTIRGALAVRAGLVVGSSRRKQAKGRR; encoded by the coding sequence GTGACACAGGAAGCCCTGCGCCCACTTGTCGTGGTGACGGTGACGTACTCGCCGGGGCCGCACCTGGAGCGGTTCTTGGCGTCGCTCTCGCTGGCCACCGACCGCCCTGTGACCGTGGTGATGGCCGACAACGGCTCCGTCGACGGCGCCCCCGAAGAGGCCGAACAGCGGTACCCGAACGTGCGGCTGCTGCGTATCGGCGCCAATCTCGGCTACGGCAGCGCGGTGAACCGCGGCGTGGCGGCCTACCACAACGACGACTTCGATCCCGAGTTCTTCGTGGTGGCCAACCCGGATGTGCAGTGGGGTCCCGGCTCGATCGACGTGCTGCTGGAGGCCGCGGCACGCTGGCCAAAGGCCGGCGCGCTGGGGCCGCTGATCCGCGATCCCGACGGCTCGGTGTATCCGTCGGCGCGCCAGCAGCCCAGCCTGGTCCGCGGTGGCATGCACGCCGTCGTCGGGCCGTTCTGGAAATCCAACCCGTGGACCGCGACCTACCGGCAGGATCACGAGCAGCCCAGCGAACGCCCCGTCGGGTGGTTGTCGGGATCGTGCCTGTTGCTGCGCCATGCCGCGTTCGATCAGATCAACGGCTTCGACGAGCGCTACTTCATGTATATGGAGGACGTCGACCTGGGAGATCGGCTCGGGCGGACGGGTTGGCAGAACATCTACGTCCCGGCCGCCGAGGTGTTGCACTACAAGGGCCACTCGACCGGGCGTGACCCCGCCCGCAATTTGGCCGCCCATCACCGCAGTACCTACACTTTTCTGGCCGATCGATACCCAGCGTCCTGGCAGGCTCCGTTACGGTGGACGATCCGGGGCGCGCTCGCGGTGCGTGCGGGCCTCGTGGTCGGCAGTTCTCGGCGTAAACAGGCGAAAGGGCGGCGTTGA